The following are encoded in a window of Peromyscus eremicus chromosome 12, PerEre_H2_v1, whole genome shotgun sequence genomic DNA:
- the Ufd1 gene encoding ubiquitin recognition factor in ER-associated degradation protein 1 isoform X1 — protein sequence MFSFNMFDHPIPRVFQNRFSTQYRCFSVSMLAGPNDRSDVEKGGKIIMPPSALDQLSRLNITYPMLFKLTNKNSDRMTHCGVLEFVADEGICYLPHWMMQNLLLEEGGLVQVESVNLQVATYSKFQPQSPDFLDITNPKAVLENALRNFACLTTGDVIAINYNEKIYELRVMETKPDKAVSIIECDMNVDFDAPLGYKEPERPVQHEESIEGEADHSGYAGEVGFRAFSGSGNRLDGKKKGVEPSPSPIKPGDIKRGIPNYEFKLGKITFIRNSRPLVKKVEEDEAGGRFVAFSGEGQSLRKKGRKP from the exons ATG tTCTCTTTCAACATGTTTGACCACCCGATTCCCCGGGTCTTCCAGAACCGCTTCTCCACGCAGTACCGCTGCTTCTCTGTGTCTATGCTAGCGGGGCCTAATGACAGGTCAGAtgtggagaaaggagggaaga TAATTATGCCGCCCTCAGCCCTCGATCAGCTCA GCCGGCTCAACATTACCTATCCTATGCTGTTTAAACTGACCAATAAGAATTCAGACCGAATGACACACTGTGGTGTACTGGAGTTTGTTGCTGATGAAGGCATCTGTTACCTCCCCCACTGG ATGATGCAGAATTTGCTGTTGGAAGAGGGGGGCCTGGTTCAGGTGGAGAGTGTCAACCTTCAGGTGGCTACCTACTCTAAGTTCCAGCCTCAGAGCCCGGACTTCCTGGATATCACCAACCCTAAAGCAGT ATTAGAAAATGCATTGAGAAACTTTGCCTGTCTGACCACTGGAGATGTGATTGCTATCAACTACAATGAGAAG ATCTATGAACTGCGGGTGATGGAGACCAAACCTGACAAGGCTGTGTCCATCATTGAATGTGACATGAAT GTGGATTTTGATGCTCCCTTGGGCTACAAAGAACCAGAAAGACCAGTACAGCATGAGGAGTCAATA GAAGGAGAAGCTGACCACAGTGGCTATGCTGGAGAAGTGGGCTTCCGT GCCTTCTCTGGTTCTGGGAATAGACtggatggaaagaagaaaggggttgagcccagtccctcccccatcaAGCCTGGAGACATTAAAAG GGGGATTCCTAATTATGAATTTAAGCTTGGTAAGATCACTTTCATCAGAAATTCACGTCCATTGGTCAAAAAGGTTGAAGAG GATGAAGCTGGGGGCAGATTTGTTGCTTTCTCTGGAGAAGGACAGTCGCTGcggaagaaggggagaaagccTTAA
- the Ufd1 gene encoding ubiquitin recognition factor in ER-associated degradation protein 1 isoform X2: MTVIMPPSALDQLSRLNITYPMLFKLTNKNSDRMTHCGVLEFVADEGICYLPHWMMQNLLLEEGGLVQVESVNLQVATYSKFQPQSPDFLDITNPKAVLENALRNFACLTTGDVIAINYNEKIYELRVMETKPDKAVSIIECDMNVDFDAPLGYKEPERPVQHEESIEGEADHSGYAGEVGFRAFSGSGNRLDGKKKGVEPSPSPIKPGDIKRGIPNYEFKLGKITFIRNSRPLVKKVEEDEAGGRFVAFSGEGQSLRKKGRKP; this comes from the exons ATGACAG TAATTATGCCGCCCTCAGCCCTCGATCAGCTCA GCCGGCTCAACATTACCTATCCTATGCTGTTTAAACTGACCAATAAGAATTCAGACCGAATGACACACTGTGGTGTACTGGAGTTTGTTGCTGATGAAGGCATCTGTTACCTCCCCCACTGG ATGATGCAGAATTTGCTGTTGGAAGAGGGGGGCCTGGTTCAGGTGGAGAGTGTCAACCTTCAGGTGGCTACCTACTCTAAGTTCCAGCCTCAGAGCCCGGACTTCCTGGATATCACCAACCCTAAAGCAGT ATTAGAAAATGCATTGAGAAACTTTGCCTGTCTGACCACTGGAGATGTGATTGCTATCAACTACAATGAGAAG ATCTATGAACTGCGGGTGATGGAGACCAAACCTGACAAGGCTGTGTCCATCATTGAATGTGACATGAAT GTGGATTTTGATGCTCCCTTGGGCTACAAAGAACCAGAAAGACCAGTACAGCATGAGGAGTCAATA GAAGGAGAAGCTGACCACAGTGGCTATGCTGGAGAAGTGGGCTTCCGT GCCTTCTCTGGTTCTGGGAATAGACtggatggaaagaagaaaggggttgagcccagtccctcccccatcaAGCCTGGAGACATTAAAAG GGGGATTCCTAATTATGAATTTAAGCTTGGTAAGATCACTTTCATCAGAAATTCACGTCCATTGGTCAAAAAGGTTGAAGAG GATGAAGCTGGGGGCAGATTTGTTGCTTTCTCTGGAGAAGGACAGTCGCTGcggaagaaggggagaaagccTTAA